The following are encoded together in the Synechococcales cyanobacterium CNB genome:
- a CDS encoding ParB/RepB/Spo0J family partition protein has product MRSSACIEPVRDRAKWPKPPGKKTELAARAPGPSAHSALGRTRSPWRSTGAHTAGNTPRQKDSGGREARHGSPRQGVVRAGHGPRAVPALLTPGSGRRKETFMPKRTVQDLPIDLVDPEPQVREHFDEQSLLGLAMTVKVVGVQQPITVRRVGERYRIIAGERRWRAATMAGLTAIPAILMEGELSEAEIIELQLIENCAREDLNPAEKAKAYDRLMKATNRPAAEIAKRVGTSPATVSKVMSLLLLAPEILEHVQAGRIPYSTAYELARIGDVAEQRRLAQEVLEGRLTRDRLVAETKAVRAGRSAARTTQRQRTPRDRVVIKLDGGRSIAVSAPTLTVESVMTWFMDLAEQLRHAGADGRPLAEVVRSISVNGK; this is encoded by the coding sequence ATGAGATCGTCGGCTTGCATCGAACCGGTCCGGGATAGGGCCAAGTGGCCGAAGCCTCCAGGAAAAAAAACGGAACTGGCGGCGAGAGCGCCCGGCCCGTCCGCGCACTCTGCCTTGGGGCGAACGCGTTCCCCGTGGCGTTCCACGGGTGCGCATACAGCAGGAAACACGCCCCGGCAAAAGGATAGCGGCGGGCGGGAGGCCCGTCACGGGAGCCCCCGCCAAGGGGTGGTGAGAGCCGGGCACGGCCCGCGTGCCGTGCCCGCGCTTCTCACCCCCGGAAGTGGCAGGCGCAAGGAGACGTTTATGCCGAAGCGGACCGTTCAAGACCTCCCCATCGACCTGGTGGACCCCGAACCACAAGTGCGGGAGCACTTCGACGAGCAGTCCTTGCTGGGACTCGCCATGACTGTCAAGGTCGTTGGCGTGCAGCAACCGATCACGGTGCGCCGAGTCGGCGAGCGCTACCGGATCATCGCGGGGGAGCGGCGCTGGCGCGCCGCGACGATGGCAGGTCTGACGGCCATCCCTGCCATCCTCATGGAGGGTGAACTGAGCGAAGCGGAGATCATCGAACTCCAGCTGATCGAGAACTGCGCCCGTGAGGACCTGAACCCGGCAGAGAAGGCGAAAGCGTATGACCGGCTGATGAAGGCGACGAACCGGCCGGCGGCGGAGATTGCAAAGCGCGTCGGGACTTCGCCCGCCACCGTGTCCAAGGTCATGTCCCTGCTGCTGCTGGCCCCGGAGATTCTGGAGCACGTGCAAGCGGGCCGAATTCCCTACAGCACCGCCTACGAACTTGCCAGGATCGGCGATGTCGCGGAACAGCGCCGCCTGGCGCAGGAAGTCTTGGAAGGCCGGCTGACGCGCGACCGGCTGGTCGCGGAGACAAAGGCCGTCAGGGCGGGCCGGTCCGCTGCACGCACCACCCAGCGGCAGCGCACGCCGCGCGACCGCGTCGTCATCAAGTTGGATGGCGGCCGCTCGATCGCCGTGTCCGCCCCGACGCTGACGGTCGAGTCAGTCATGACCTGGTTCATGGACCTTGCCGAGCAGCTCAGGCACGCCGGCGCCGACGGTCGACCGCTGGCGGAAGTCGTCAGGAGCATCTCGGTCAACGGCAAGTAA
- a CDS encoding sigma-70 family RNA polymerase sigma factor, which yields MQADDLIQLASQGDADALERLLRRYRSWMLGIARAEIGESLRRYVDDDDIVQHASAQAFRYIATLDITEDPSKQFEAWLSQVLRNSVRYFARKHRRRMERLATSVMEVHPERGPTASAVARATERRSRLEDAIAGLPEEYRVVIELQLKGLKQKQIADRLGTTKAVINSRQERARRQLRELLGSTSLNLPSA from the coding sequence ATGCAAGCCGACGATCTCATTCAGCTCGCCAGCCAGGGGGACGCCGATGCGCTCGAACGTCTTCTCCGCCGCTACCGATCGTGGATGCTCGGAATCGCACGGGCGGAGATCGGCGAGTCGCTGCGGCGCTACGTGGACGACGACGACATTGTCCAGCACGCTTCCGCGCAGGCCTTCCGATACATCGCGACACTGGACATCACAGAAGATCCCTCGAAGCAGTTCGAGGCATGGTTGTCACAGGTGTTGCGAAACAGCGTCCGTTACTTCGCCCGCAAGCACCGCAGAAGAATGGAACGCCTGGCGACGAGCGTCATGGAGGTCCATCCGGAGCGCGGACCGACAGCCAGCGCCGTGGCCCGCGCCACCGAGCGCAGGAGCCGCCTGGAGGACGCGATTGCCGGGCTTCCGGAGGAGTACCGCGTTGTGATCGAGCTGCAACTCAAGGGACTCAAGCAGAAGCAGATCGCGGATCGACTGGGCACGACGAAGGCCGTCATCAACAGTCGTCAAGAGCGAGCGCGACGGCAACTGCGCGAACTGCTGGGGTCAACGTCGCTCAATCTGCCGTCGGCGTAA